The Harmonia axyridis chromosome 3, icHarAxyr1.1, whole genome shotgun sequence nucleotide sequence GAATCTCTCCCTGAAAAGTCATATAGAATCAGTTCATTTGAATCTAAAGAAACATAAATGTCACCAATGTGACTATGCTGCAAATAGCAAACTTGGTCTTAAAAGACATATAGAatccattcatttgaatttgaagcaaCATAAGTGCCACCTATGTGAATATGCTGCAAATAGTAAAGTATATCTAAAAAGACATAttgattctgttcatttgaatttgaaggaaCATAAATGTGAATTATGTGACTTTGCTACACACTTGAAGTATTACTTGAAAAAACATGTAGAATCTGTTCATACGAATTCAATTAAGTATAGGTGTCACCAATGTGATTTTACCTCAGATTGGAAAACTTCCCTCAAAAACCATGTTGATTCTGTTCATATAAATCTGAGGACACATAAATGCGAATTGTGTGACTATGCTTCTAATACgaaatatttcctcaaattgcatgtaaattctgttcatttgaatatcaaaaaacaTAAGTGTACCTTATGTGAGTTTGCTTCAACCAGAAAAGGCGATTTGAAAACTCACATAAATCGGGTACATTTGAAACTGATAGACGAAACGAAAAAATGTAGCTTATGTGATTATGTTGCACATTCAAAAAGTTATCTGCAACGACATATAGATACTGTACATTTTCATAAAAAGCTACATAAATGTACCCTATGCGATTATGCTACTAACAGAAAAGCCAATTTCAAAACTCATACTGATACGGTCCATATCAATTTGGAGGAAACTAAAGAAATTTCAACAAATCTCTGAAAGGGAATTTCTCTTACTGTTTGAGAAGTAGAAGTTTTGTATGTTCCAATATGTGTCTAATAAAACAGATGTTTCACTATGTAATTataaaggaaataatgaacaaGTTTCACTCCATTCTTTTACAACGTGAGACCGATATTTCCCAACTTAAATTATAACTTGCAaagagatttttttatcaacgtctGATTAGTCTTTGCCAATATTGATATTGTATAATTTAAGTAGTAGTAGTAATAATTCTTTATTGCtcataaaaaaacaaatgtcCATTGACCTAAGGTCCTTCAGCCTCACTTTAAGAATATTTTGTGTATTCTTTAACTGAATCGTTCAGATTAACTTGTGCCTTATCACAACCATCAAATAAAAGTACTATCTATTCATTTTAATGACTGTATTAaagaattattgttgaaaatgttCTCTTTCATCCTTTATTGTAAACAAAAATTGGACCACCATCATCCTGCCATCTTGAAATTTGGTTTAAAACTTAGAGGCAAAGCATTTGAAGTAAATTTCATTGAGCCCAGCTGTCCTATACACAATAACTCTCGATTGGAATTAGAAAAGTGAAATTATCAGGGTTCGAATATTTCATTTAAGTTGCAATGGGTATTGCTAGAAATATCAAAGGCGCATAACTGAAATAATTCTTAACTAACTTTTTAAAcactttgaattttctatagttctctTTATACctagattaatataaatatcaaattgagGCAGAAAATGAGAAAACATTAAGGGATGTTGAATGATCGAAGTCaggaaaacaatatttatattatatatttttgagtattGGTATTTATAAAATACAAAGTATCAATTTGTCAGCGCCAACTATATTGGTCCAAAGTACTCTTTATCAAGAgataaaagattttttcaagaTTTACATTCTACTTTCTCAATTCCAACATAGATGACGCTGTATACCATTCTAGAACATTTTTCTAATAGAtccctttttttaatttttgaaaaatgtatgttttttcagttatttctcTCGAAATCTCTCTTCCCAATAacacaatgatttcaaatttatattggCTCAGGAAAAAATAATCACCGGAAAAAATGTACTGTGAATTG carries:
- the LOC123676360 gene encoding zinc finger protein 711-like, yielding MEKSISVDSSYQCIDEKPVISSNEDSLCHGEVGVKSENMNIKEEFEVSNGIYDPNINIYNEEISDLKPVIDSEKTEQEECDELSDLKPVVDSEKTEEGEEECDEVNGNENSVRSKDNKCQFCDFSTNWKRSLRNHIEAVHLNLKQHKCLLCDYGANSKHRLKLHIESIHMDMEKKYKCELCDYNTEWNLSLKSHIESVHLNLKKHKCHQCDYAANSKLGLKRHIESIHLNLKQHKCHLCEYAANSKVYLKRHIDSVHLNLKEHKCELCDFATHLKYYLKKHVESVHTNSIKYRCHQCDFTSDWKTSLKNHVDSVHINLRTHKCELCDYASNTKYFLKLHVNSVHLNIKKHKCTLCEFASTRKGDLKTHINRVHLKLIDETKKCSLCDYVAHSKSYLQRHIDTVHFHKKLHKCTLCDYATNRKANFKTHTDTVHINLEETKEISTNL